From the genome of Falco cherrug isolate bFalChe1 chromosome 14, bFalChe1.pri, whole genome shotgun sequence, one region includes:
- the CKLF gene encoding chemokine-like factor, protein MAVAMDGAFPRSPRGALKLARALLAAVAFCCFVGSRSPGAYGALALAEAVIAALFFLLYWLRLDRRLGGLRWALADVFNSVVAALFLLVVCLFAVIIKSNNGTLAGGVFGLVLFVLCVVDAVVVFQKISLDGTRGRNTPAK, encoded by the exons ATGGCGGTGGCGATGGACGGCGCCTTTCCGCGCTCCCCGCGGGGCGCCCTGAAGCTGGCCCGCGCG CTGCTGGCGGCCGTGGCCTTCTGCTGCTTCGTGGGCTCCCGCTCGCCCGGCGCCTACGGCGCGCTGGCCCTGGCCGAGGCGGTCATCGCGGCGCTCTTCTTCCTGCTGTACTGGCTGCGGCTGGACCGGCGGCTGGGCGGGCTGCGCTGGGCACTGGCT GACGTTTTCAACTCGGTGGTTGCCGCCTTGTTCCTCCTCGTCGTGTGCTTGTTTGCAGTGATCATCAAGAGCAACAATGGGACGCTGGCTGGAGGA GTGTTTGGTCTTGTATTGTTTGTTCTCTGTGTTGTCGACGCAGTTGTTGTTTTCCAGAAGATTAGCCTTGATGGAACAAGAGGAAGGAATACTCCTGCCAAATAA